Below is a window of Methanocaldococcus jannaschii DSM 2661 DNA.
GTAGATGAGCGGCTAATCCAGCTATAGCTATAAATACATCAGCCTTTGAATTTTTAACAATCTCCTCAACTAACTCTGGTGTTCTATGGGCAGAGGCAACTCTAACCTCAAACTCTACACCAAATTCTTTTAAAATATTAACTGCTTTTTCAGCTATTTTTAAATCGCTTTCACTACCCATGATTATACATATCATCTTTTCACCAAAAAGGTCTAAATTTTTATGTAAGAGATTTTAAAACTAATTATAAATAAATTATGGTTTTGATTATAGAGTAAGCTATAAAATATCAGGAGGGATATTTTGGAATATACATTTAACAAATTAACAAAAAAAGATGTTAAAAAGCTTAAAGTTGGAGATATTGTCTATTTAAATGGCAAAATATACACTGCGAGGGATGAAGCACATTTAAAAATTATTGAGATGCTAAAAAGCAATGAAAAACTACCTTTTGATTTGAATGAATCTATTATCTACCATGCTGGCCCAATAATGAAAAAAGTAAATGATAGCTGGGTTTGTGTTTCTATAGGCCCAACAACATCTGCAAGGATGAATGATGTTGAAGAGGAGTTCATAAAATTAACTAACATCTCTGCAATTGTTGGAAAGGGAGGAATGAAAAAAGAGTTATTAAAAACTTTTGAAGATTATGGTGTGGTTTATTTAGCAGCTCCAGGAGGTTGTGCAGCTTTGTTAGCTAATTCAGTAAAAAGAGTTGATAACGTATATTTTTTAGATGAATTAGGGATGCCAGAGGCTGTTTGGGAGTTGGAAGTTAATAATTTTGGCCCTTTAATTGTGGCAATGGATAGTCATGGAAACAGCATCTATGAGGAGGTAAATAAAAAAGTTTATGAAAAGCTTAATGAATTGATAGGATTATAAATATCTTTTTAATATTTCAATAACTTCATCTTTTTTAATATCTCCTATCAATACAGTTTTTTGTGGATTTAGCTTTCCAGATACTATTTCAACATCTTTTTTAAAAATTTCCTTAAAAAATTTAATTATCTCCTTGTTTGCCTTCCCTTCTGTTGCAGGAGCTTTTATTTTTATTGATAATCTCTTTCTCCATTCGTTTATACCAACAATTTCATTCTTTTTAGCATTTGCCTGAACATCAATATCAATTAAAACCCCTTCCCTACTCTCTTTAATAATCTTCTCTATCATCTTCTCCTCCTATTTTATGCATTCTTTTCCATTCTTCTAATGGTATTGAGAACTTCTCCTCAACCTCTTGTCTATGTAATGTATTATATGTACAGAATGGGATGATTCTATCATCAGGGGTTGCGTAGTGAATACAGCATCTCATAACCCTTTTAACATCAAAGTTATATGCATCCATAAAGTGCATGCAACTAATCATCAACATGTGGTAGTGAAGTTCAGCTAAAGCACTGTAATCACTCTTTAAAACACTTAAGATTAAATCAATTATCTTTTTTATATTAACTGATTTCGGTGCTTTATCTAAATCAATTAAAGATGGCAATTTTAAAGCAATTTCTCCTAAAACTTTAACATCGTGCATTTTTGATTTTCCAATTTCCTCTATTTTCTCTTTAACAATTTCTAAAAATCCTTCAACATCTATAAATCTTGTAATTGGAATTAGTTTTCCATCTTCATCAACAAATACGTATGTTGAAGTTCCACAGTGTTGATGGGAACTTAAAGTTGGTTTTCTATCATTTGTCAATTTTTCAACTAACACAGAGATTGGAGCTACTGAAGGAACTGGATAGAAATCTTCCTCTGTTATTTCTCCATCTGTTTGTTCCTCAACTAACTTTATAAAGTCAGGAATTGTTATCCTTCCCTCTAAAAGTGTTTTTTCATCAACCCTTCCAGTGAATGAAACTGGTTGGAAGTTAATTCCCCTAACAACATCCACATTCTCAGCAGCATACCTTATAATACCCCCAACTTCATTATCATTAACACCCCTAACCAAGGTAGGAACCAAAACAACACTATCAAATCCTACTTTTTTACAATTTTCAATAACTTTCTGTTTTATAGGAAGGAGGTTTTTACCTCTTGCAACTAAATATGGTTTTTCAGAGATTCCATCAAACTGTAAATAGATTGTTGATAATCCTGCTTCTTTTAGCTTTTTAAGATAATTTATGTTCTTTAATTTTATACCATTAGTTGCAAGTTGAACATGCAGAAATCCCATATCTCTGGCTAATTTTATTAATTCGGGTAAATCACTTCTAACAGTTGGCTCTCCCCCTGCAAATTGAATAGCTGGTGTTGGTGGAATCTCTTTTCTTAAGTTTTCCATCATCCTCTTTATATCTTCAAAAGATGGCTCATAAACCTTTCCAGATTTGTTGGCATTGGCAAAACATATAGGGCAGTTTAAATTACATCTATTTGTTACATCTATATTGGCCAGTATAGTTGTAGATTTGTGATTGGGGCAAAGACCACAATCATAAGGGCAGCCATTCTTTACCTTTGTATTTGTTACTTCAATTTTTCCAATAAACTCATATTTATCAAATTTTTTGTATAACTCAGCATCCCCCCAATAGATATCTTTAAATTCTCCGTGTTCTGGGCAGGTTTTTTTAATAATAATTTTCCCGTCTTCCTCTAAAATTGTCGCAGGGATTCTTTTTAAACATATAGGACAGAGTGATAACGTTTTTTTCTCCATTCCATCACCATAATAATTTGATATATTTAAAATATATGCATGAATATAATATTATTTAATAAAAACATCTCTCATGTCAAAAATTATATAGTGTCTTTTAAAACTTTTTAGAATAACTAAGGCACTCATGAACGCCTTCCAAAGGAAGGCGTTCAAACTTCATTGGTAAATTTTATTATTTTTGTTTTATTATTTTTCGAAAGACATTAATTTTACTCTATGCAATAAAGATAAAACTACATAACATACTTATAATTAATTGTTATATACTTCATTAATATTTAACTGTTTAGTTATATAAGGGGATAGTAATGAAACTTGGTATAATTACCATAGAAAGAGATGCTGTAGTCAATGATTTAATAAAATCCTGTGAAAAGTATGAAGTAGATTATAAAGTTATAACCCCTTCAAATATTGTAGCTGGATTTAATTTGGATTTTAAATTAAAATATTACAAGTCATTTTTAGATGAATTAGATTGCTGTTTTGTTAGAAATCTTGGCTGGGATAGTTTTTTTAGATTTGATGTCTTAAAGTATTTAAATCATTATATTCCCGTTATAAATCCTCCAGATGGAATAGATAGGGCATCAAATAAGTTTTTAACCTCTGTATTTCTTGAATTAAATAATCTCCCACAACCAAAGACTGTTGTTACTGAAAGTATAAATGAAGCAATTGTCTGGATAGATAAATTTGAAGAAGCAGTTTTAAAACCAATATTTGGATGTGGTGGGGAGGGAATTGTTAGGGTTAAAAAAGAACTGCCAATATCTACTAAGTTAAAGATTTTAAATGAATTTAAAGAAAAATATAATACCTTCTATATCCAGGAATTTATAAAACCAGTAAGAAATGAACATAGAGATATAAGGGCTTTTGTAGTTGATGATGAGGTCGTTGCGGCAATGTATAGGATTGGAGGAGAAAATTGGAAAAACAATGTTTCTCAGGGAGGAAGAGTTGAGAAATGTGAAATAACTGAAGAAATTGAAAAATTGGCTTTAAAAGCAAAAAATGCTCTTGGTTTATTTTATGCTGGAGTTGATTTAATTGAGTCAGAAGATGGTTTAAAAGTTTTAGAAGTAAATTCAACACCATCTTGGATTGGATTATCTAAGGTCTCTGAGGTTAATATAGCCGATAAACTCTTAGAAAAAATAATTCAATATGTTAAATCTTAATATATTATTCATTTATTTTCTTTGCAATTATTTCTAATGCTTTCATAAACGCATCCTTTTCTGGAATAATAACAGCTACAGGGACATTAACGATTTTTTCAATAGTTGCACTAACAATAGGAGCACAAACTATGCCCTTAACCCCTTCTCTTTCAGCTCTAACAGCTGCAACAATACACTCCTCCAAAGAATTGGCTGGATACTCTTTTATTAAATAACTTTTTCCATTAATCCCTATCTTCCTTGTCGTAATTTTATTTAGGGCAGGTCTTGCGGCAATAATTGCTATTGTATCAATATTCTCATCCTTTTCAAAAGACCTTATCGTCTTTAAAATCTTTATTAGAGTTGAGACCCTAAAATCCTTCCCCTGAATAACTTTGTATAATGTGCTGTATGGAATCCCTGAAATTTCAGAAAATTCCTTTAAAGTTAAGCCCAACTCAAGCAAAATTCTTTTAAATTCTTCAACAAATTTCTCTTGGGACTCTATCTTTAATAACAATCTTTCGCATGCCTTCATAAATAACCCCTTTAAAGAATAAAAAATTTAAAAAATTTATTAAAAAATTTAAAAGTTAAAAATTAAAATTTTAAAATAAATCCAAATCAATTTAATTAAATTTATACTATAAAGTCAATACCTCCTATTTTACGTTCTTTTCTTTGACTTTGTTCTTTTGAAACTTTTGGAATTATTCTTTTCGGCTTTGTGTCTTTCCCTACAATGTTTGGAGATTTAACTCCGGTAATTATCGCCATAACTCTAATACAGCCCTCCATTTCAGGGTCTATTCTTGCTCCCCATATAACATTTGCCTCTGGGTCAAGTTCTTTTGTAATTCCTTCTCCAATATCATTTGCCTCTTTTAATGTCAAATCTGGCCCACCAGTTATATGAATTAAAGCTCCTTTAGCTCCTCTATAATCAACATCCAATAATGGACAGCTTAAAGTTTCTCTAACAACATTTTGCACTCTATCTCCTCTGTCACTGCTATCAACTTCCCCAACACCAATCATCGCTACGCCTCCACCACTCATCACTGCCTTAACATCTGCAAAATCAATGTTTATTAAACTTGGAACAGCAATAGTTTCAGTTATTCCCTTAACGGCTTGAGCTATAATTTCATCAGCTACTTTAAATGCATCATTTATAGGTAAATTTGGAACTAAGTCTAAGAGTTTATTGTTATCTATAATAATTACAGTGTCACAAACCTCTGACATTCTTGCAATTCCTTCATCTGCTTTTTTCATTCTTGCCCTCTCAATTTTAAATGGATATGTTACAACTCCAACTACTATAGCACCATTTTCTTTAGCCACCTCAGCCACAACAGGAGCTGAACCTGTCCCAGTTCCACCACCCATTCCTGCTGTAACAAAAACTAAATCAGCTCCTTTTAACTGCTCTTCCAATATATTTTTAGCCATTTCAGCGGCTTTCCTACCAATTTCTGGATAACCACCAGCTCCTAAACCTCTTGTTAATGTAGCTCCAATTAAAATTTTCTTATCTGCCTGTATAACTTCTAAGTGCTGTTTATCAGTGTTAATTGCAATCGTTTCTGCTCCTTGAATACCTATCTCCATTAACCTATTAATTGTGTTATTTCCAGCTCCACCACAACCAACTACTACGATTCTTGCTTCTCCAAACTCATCTTTTAAATATCTGGTTGTATCACTTCTTGATAAGGCATCTTTTACGAGTTTCATAATTATCATCCTTAAATTCCTAATGTTGAATTTATAAATCATTTCCCATTTCTCATAAATTACACATAATAACCTTGCAAACCAATAAGTTAAGGTTAAATCAATACCCATTTAGTTAGTTGTAAAAAACTATACAAAATTTACTTTATATTTTTCAATTATATATACTTTAACTTAAAAATTAATGTGATAAACTTCTACGCACCACCACAAACTATATATAAAAAGTCCTATTATATTATTAATTGGTGTGCATGGCTAGGCCGGGGGGTTGGGCGTCCCCTGTAACCCGAAATCGCCCTTATGCGGGGGCCGAAAACTTGGGGGCGGCATGTCCTCCAGTCCTTCCTTCCCAGACTCCTCGATGAGGTCTCGTCCCGTGGGGCTCGGCGGTGGGGGAGCATCTCCTGTAGGGGAGATGTAACCCCCTTTACCTGCCGAACCCCGCCAGGCCCGGAAGGGAGCAACGGTAGGCAGGACGTCGGCGCTCACGGGGGTGCGGGACGGAGAAGGAATCTGGGGGCGAGGGAGGACTGGAGGACATGCCCACCCCAAGGAAGCCATGCACACCACTTTTTTTATTTTAGGTGGGACTATGCTTATTGGGGTTATCTCTGACACCCATCTCTATGATAGAGCTTTTGAATTACCAAAAGCTGTTTTTGATGAGTTTTCAAATGTGGATTTAATTATTCACTGTGGAGATGTAACTGATAAAGAAATTTTAGACTCATTAAAAGATTTAGCTAAGGTTGTTGCTGTTAAAGGAAATATGGATTATTTAAATTTACCAAGAAAAGAGATTTTAGAGATAAATGATATTAAGATAGGAGTTATTCATGGAGATGTAGTTTATCCAAGGGGGGATAGATTAAAATTGAGGTTGTTAGGTAAAGAGATGGGAGTTGATGTTTTAATATCTGGACACACCCACACACCATTTATAGATGATTGTAGAGATATTTTATTATTAAATCCTGGTTCTCCAACAGTCCCAAGATGTCCTCTAAAATCTATTATGAAGTTAAGTGTTGAGGATAAGTTGGAGGCTAAATTAATCCCAATAGAAGAATAATATTTGGTGCTACAATGGGGATAAAGATATTAGAGAAATGTGTTGGTTGTGGGAACTGTGTTGTATTTTGCCCAAGAAGAGCAATAAAAACCTATGGAGTTGCTATAGTTGATGAAAATAAATGCTCAAATTGTGGGATTTGTGCAAGGTATTGTCCTATAAATGCCATAAAAGTAGATACCTCATTATAAGAGCTAAACAGATTTTAAACAAACATTATATATCTTTTTTGGTGATATTATGAAATTCTATAATAGAGAGAAAGAGCTGAATTATTTAAAAACCTATTGTCAATTAGATCCAAACTCTATTTTATTTGTTTATGGCCCTAAATCATCTGGTAAATCAACTGTAATGAGAAGAGTTATTAAAGAGTTAGAAGATAGTAATATAGTGTTTTTCTATTATAATCTAAGGAAGTATGCAACCTATAGCAAAGAAGAATTTTTAAGAGTATTTTTTGAGAAGTCAGAAAAAAAATATCTGCTAAATAAGTTAGAACTTAACTTGGGAGTTTTTAAGTTTGGTGTTGAGGAGAACTTTGATTTTAATAACTTAAAACTAAATGATGTCTTTGCAAAGATAAATGAGAGTATAAATGCTGTTGTAGAAGATGGAAAGAAACCAGTTTTGATAATTGATGAGTTGCAGAAGTTGAAAAATATTTATTTTAACGGTGGTAAGTCATTGTTAAATGAATTGTTTAATCTCTTCGTCTCTCTAACTAAAATGGAGCATTTATGCCATGTTATTTGTTTAACCTCTGATACATTGTTTATAGAGGAGATTTATCAAAGTTCAACTTTAGAGAATACTTCAAAGTATTATTTAATTGATTGGTTAAGAAAAGGAACTATAAGAAATATTTTGAAAGAGGAGGGGTTTAGTGAAGAAGAGATTAATTATTGTTTAGATTATTTATCTCTACCTTATGAAATAGTTGATTTGATTGAGAATAAAAAATTAGGTTTGTCTGTTGAAGAGACAATAAGGCAATGGATTAATATTGAGAAGGATAAAATAAAGTATTTAATAGATACAACTGATTTGGATGAAGAGGAGCTTTATAAAGTTTTATCTAAATTTAAGGACAAAATAAAAATCTCTTATGAAAAAGAAGTTAAAAAAGAGGAGATGAAGTATTTTAAGTTTTTAATTAAAAATGAGATTTTATTTTATGATGTTATTAATGGAATTATTAAGCCAACCTCTGTAAAGAAATGGTATGCTATAAGAGAGATTTTGAAATAAAGTTAAGATTTTAAGGCTAAACCTAAAAGATTTTTTATTATGTAATGAAACCATTAAGGTTTTAAAATACTCAAAACAATATAAATGCTATTATGGTAGGGAGAGGTGAATTTATGTATATTGGAAGATTCTTAGTTGTTGGAAAAACTAAAGAAGGAAAACCATTCGCTGCCTATAGAGTCTCAAGTAGAAGCTTTCCAAACAGAGAGGCAAAGAAAATGGATGACAATACAGTTGCAATAATTCCAAAGGATTTGAATGAGATGTTTAAAAACCCATATATCACATACAATTGCATAAAGGTTATTGATAAAACGATTGTTGTTTCTAACGGAACACATACTGACTTTATAGCTGAAAAATTGCACTTTGGAAAGAGAGATGCGTTAGCTTACGTATTGGCAGTTATGGACTATGAAAAAGATGATTATAAGACCCCAAGGATTGCGGCTATTTTAGATGAAAACGAATGCTATATGGGTTATGTTGCTCATGATGACATTAGAGTTAAGAAAGTTGAACTAAAAGATGGGAAAGGCTATTATTTGGGAGTTTATAACGCCTGTAAAATAGATGAAAACCAGATTATAGATATTAAAGGAGAGACAGCTGAAGAGATAGCAGATTATATATTAAATTATGAGGAATTTGAGCATCCTGTTGCATGTGCTGTTGCTGTTATTGATAAAGATGGGATAAAAATAGCTACTAAGGGCAAATAATAATTTTTTATAATACTTTTTGGTGAAATTATGGAAATTGATGTTAAAAGCCCAGATTTAATTATCAATACTATAAGAGGTAATGAGAAAATATATTTTGATAAATCAATATTTGAAGAGAGCTTGGACAATAAGTTTGAAATTATTCAATATCTTATGAAAATTCTTGAAAGATTTTTGAAAATCTATGATAATCATATAAAAGAAATAAAACTGCTCATAGATTCTGAAAATCATCCAGAACCGCATTTAATAGTTGTTATAAAATTTAAAAACAAAGAAAATATCTTTAAAATTTCAGAACAGATTGAAAACAAAATATACGAAAATCCAAAATCTAAAAATGTTTTAGTTTATCCCATTACAGGTGGGACAGATGTTTAATCCCTTAGATTTTGTATATATTGCTGAATTCTTAGAAGAATCAAAAGTAGATAAAAAAGAGGCAAAAAATCGAACAATTATTGGGAGATACTATTATGCGTCATTTCTATTTTTAAGAGGGATTTTAAAAGAAAATTTAAAAAATTACAACTCAAAAGAGGCAAAAGAATTTTTATATTTAATTGAACTGTCTAATTCTCATAAAATTATTTTAGATTTTCTTAATGTGCTTAAAAAAGAAGATGGAAAATTTAGAAGAGTTTATAATGCCTTATCTATTTTGAGAGATTTAAGAAATGCATCAGATTATGAATTAGAAAGTCCAGCAAGAGTTAAATCCATTAAAGAAATGGTTGATTTTAATGATGATTATTACGTTGAATTATCTAAAAATAAATACAAAATTATTGTAAATTCAAAATCAGATGTTGAAAATATTTTAAAAGATAGAAGTAAAATAGATAAAATACTAAGAAAAATCTAAAATGGATGTGATTACTATGTCTATTTTTTTATTTGAGAGGGATAATGAGAAAAGTGTAATAGATAATCTTAGATTATTAATTCAGATGTCTCTTAAAAGCATTGAGCTATTAAAAGATTATATGAATTCCAAAGATGAAAAAATATTAAAAGAGATTATAAAAATAGAAGAGGAAGGAGATGAAACTACAAAAAATATAAGGATAAACTTAGAAAAGGCATTTTTACCAAATATGAGAAGAGAGTTATCAAGGTCTGCAGAGCTTTTAGATGAGACATTAGACAGCTTAAAACATGCCGCTATGTTATATGAGTTATTAAAGGAAGAGTTTGATGAGTATTTAAAAAATGAAATAGACCTTGTTTTAATGATTACCGTGGATATGTTTCAACACTTAGATAGAGTTTTAGATGTTATTGAAAAAGGTGGGGATTTAGACCCAATTATCAAAGAGATTAAAGACAAAGAAAAATTTATTGATGATGTTTATCAAAATAGGATTTATAAGTATTTAATAAATTTGGAAGTTGAATCATTTTGGGAGGGAAAAATTTTGTGTGATTTTATAGATAATATTGTTAATATTAGCGACTACATAGAAGATGTGGCTGATGAGTTACATATAATTTATTTACACACAAAATAAAATGAGTTTTAGATAAATGGGTGATTACTATAGAGATTTCTATAAATTTAGAGCTAATCATAAGTTTTTATTTATTGTTTATATTAGGGGCTAATAATGTTGCCAACGCTATAGGCACTGCCTATGCATCAAGAGCAACAACATATAGAAATCTGCTAATTTTATTTAGCATTTCAGTTATAATTGGTTCTTTATTTGCAAAAAATGTTGGAAGTACAGTTAATAGCTTATCTTCTGATGCTTTAACTGCTTTAATAATCTCTGCCTTAGTTATGACACTCTCAACATACAAAAAAGTGCCAATATCATTGCATACAGTTATTATATGCTCTCTAATTGGATTAAATTTTAACTCATCAAATCTATATGTATTTGGTGAGATATTATTAAGCTGGATATTATCTCCAATTATAGCTGTTGTTATTGCCTATATATTGTATTCAGCTTATGAAAAGATAGATATCTCAATTCTCAAAAAGATAACAATGATTAGATATTTTCTATTAATAAGTGCTGCTGTTGTAGCGTTCAACTTAGGAAGTAACGATTTACCAACTGTATTAGGAACATTTACAACATCCCAAATAATTTATATTATCGGAGCTATTTTTTTATGCTTGGGAGCTTATTTATACGGAAATAGGGTTTCAGAAACATTATCTATGATAACAAATTTGAGTGTTAGCTCTGCATTTATTGCCCAACTCTCTGGAGGTTTGGCAGTAACAATTTTTACTGCTTTAGGTATGCCAGTTTCAACGACTCAAGCAATTGTTGGTGGAATCTTAGGGGTTGGTTTAACTAAGGGAATAAAAACAGTAAGATGGAAAGTTTTAAAAAATATTATTTTTTGGTGGGTTGTAGCTCCAATAATAGCTTTAATAATTGGTTTTATAATAAATAGGATGATATAATGAAGGAAATGTTATTGGATAAACTAAAGAACTGCAAAAAATTGGTTATTATGGGCATTGGGAATGAGTTGAAAGGAGATGATGCTGTTGGCATTTATGTAGTTAAAAAATTGATGAGGTATTTTGGAGAAGAAAAAGAATTTATAAACATCAAAAATCTCTATTTAATAAATGCTGGAACTGTTCCTGATTTTTTTACAGATATTTTAAAAGAGATAAAACCAACTCATATTTTAATAATCGACTGTGCCCTAATGGATAAAGATGTTGGAGAGGTTAAGATTATAAAAGAGGATGAAATAATAAATTACAGTTTCTCAACTCATACATTGCCATTGTCTATAATAGTTAAATATTTAAAAAAATTTATAAATGCAGAAATAATTATTTTAGGAATTCAGCCAAAAATTATAGATTTTTGCCCTATATCTGAAGAGGTTAAATTATCTGGGGATAAATTAGTAAATACACTTATTGAGATTATAGAAGAGCTAAAATTAGCTAAATAAGATTAGGGGGTTTAAAATGAAATTCTTCAACAGAGAGAAAGAAATAGAGGAAATCCTGCATATTATTGAGTCAGAACCTCAAAGAATAAATTTTATCTTTGGCTCTATAAATTCTGGAAAAACTGCTTTAATAAATGAGATTATTAATAATAGATTAAATAAGGATAAGTATGTTGTGTTTTATTTTGATTTGAGGGAAATATTTATATCTAAGTATGATGACTTCATTGAAGTTTTGTTTGAGGAGTATGAAGAACCATTTATTGATAAAGTTAAGAGGTTATTTTTATCCCTAATTAAAGATTATCCAGATGTTATTAAGAGTTATGCTTTGTTAAACATTACAGGAGTTGTTGATAGCATTCCAATACCAAAAAATACCCTAAATGAATTGTTAAAAAAGAGGAATGTTAAAAATGTCTTTAGATATATAACTTCTGTATTAATCAAGATTAAAAGAGAAGGAAAACAACCAATAATTATTATAGATGAACTACAAAAAATAGGGGACTTAAAACTAAATGGATTTTTAATTTATGAGCTTTTTAATTACTTTGTCTCTCTAACTAAGCATAAGCATCTATGTCATGTTTTTTGTTTAAGCTCCGATAGCTTATTTATTGAGAGGGTTTATAATGAGGCAATGTTAGAAGGAAGATGCAAATATATTTTAGTTGATGATTTTGATAGGGAAACTGCTTTAAAGTTTATGGATTTTTTAGCAAAGGAGAATAATATTAACCTAACTAATGAAGATAAAGAGTTAATCTATAATTATGTAGGGGGAAAACCAATAGATATAATCTACGTTATTAATGAGATGAAATATAAGAAATTAGAAGATATCTTAACCTCAATGCTTAAAGAAGAAACCCAAAAACTAAAATACTTCTTAGAGAATGTTAAAGAAGAAGATGAAGAACTTTATAAAAAAGTTGTTGATGCATTAAAAATATTTAAAGATAGTTACGAAATTGAAGATATAAAAATACCTAAAAAACTTAGAGAATTTTTAGTTAAGAAAAACAT
It encodes the following:
- a CDS encoding inorganic phosphate transporter; amino-acid sequence: MITIEISINLELIISFYLLFILGANNVANAIGTAYASRATTYRNLLILFSISVIIGSLFAKNVGSTVNSLSSDALTALIISALVMTLSTYKKVPISLHTVIICSLIGLNFNSSNLYVFGEILLSWILSPIIAVVIAYILYSAYEKIDISILKKITMIRYFLLISAAVVAFNLGSNDLPTVLGTFTTSQIIYIIGAIFLCLGAYLYGNRVSETLSMITNLSVSSAFIAQLSGGLAVTIFTALGMPVSTTQAIVGGILGVGLTKGIKTVRWKVLKNIIFWWVVAPIIALIIGFIINRMI
- the hycI gene encoding hydrogenase maturation peptidase HycI yields the protein MKEMLLDKLKNCKKLVIMGIGNELKGDDAVGIYVVKKLMRYFGEEKEFINIKNLYLINAGTVPDFFTDILKEIKPTHILIIDCALMDKDVGEVKIIKEDEIINYSFSTHTLPLSIIVKYLKKFINAEIIILGIQPKIIDFCPISEEVKLSGDKLVNTLIEIIEELKLAK
- a CDS encoding ATP-binding protein, translating into MKFFNREKEIEEILHIIESEPQRINFIFGSINSGKTALINEIINNRLNKDKYVVFYFDLREIFISKYDDFIEVLFEEYEEPFIDKVKRLFLSLIKDYPDVIKSYALLNITGVVDSIPIPKNTLNELLKKRNVKNVFRYITSVLIKIKREGKQPIIIIDELQKIGDLKLNGFLIYELFNYFVSLTKHKHLCHVFCLSSDSLFIERVYNEAMLEGRCKYILVDDFDRETALKFMDFLAKENNINLTNEDKELIYNYVGGKPIDIIYVINEMKYKKLEDILTSMLKEETQKLKYFLENVKEEDEELYKKVVDALKIFKDSYEIEDIKIPKKLREFLVKKNILFLNPIEGTLKPQSFLVWNAIKRIL